GCCGAAGCCCTCACGCCCACCTTCCCAGCGAAAGCTGGGATCCATTTGTCCTCGCACCGTTCGCGGGCGGTGGTGAGCACGCGGGAAAGACCGGTCTCACACGAAGCCGCGAAGCCGCGAAGAAGCGTCAGCACTGGCGCGCGGGGCGTGAGGGCCGGGGGGGGCGTGGTGAGGAGGGGGCGCGGTGAGGAGGGGGCGAAGGCGCGCGCGGGGGGCGAAGGCGCCTGCCGAAGCCCGCTCGCCCACCATCCCAGCGAAAGCTGGGATCCATTTGTCCCCGCACCGTTCTCTAACCCCTGCCTTCCGCGCGCCAACGACCGGCCTCACGCCCGCCGCGAGCGCCGCCGCCGCTCCCCCCGCACTCCGACACGCCCTCCCAGCTTCTCCCCCCTCTGCCACTCGCCCCCCCCGCCCCCTCCCCCGTCGCGCGAGGCGCTCGCGGCGTCTACTGTTGGGGCTTCTCTCCTCGTGGGGTGCTACCTGACCCCCGAGCGCGTTCCACGCCGGTAAATTGTTGCCATGAATCGCAACGACGCCCTCGACTATCACGCGTCTCCCAGGCCCGGGAAGATCGCGGTCGTACCAACCAAGCCCCTCAACAACCAGCGCGACCTCTCCCTGGCGTACTCGCCCGGCGTCGCCGAACCCTGCCTCGAGATCCAGGCCAAGCCCAACGACGCCTACCGCTACACGGCCAAGGGGAACCTGGTCGCGGTCGTCACCAACGGCACGGCGGTGCTCGGGCTCGGCAACATCGGCGCACTGGCCGGCAAGCCGGTGATGGAGGGGAAGGGGAACCTCTTCAAGCAGTTCTCCGACCTCGACGTCTTCGACCTCGAAGTGGGGTCCGAGAACCCGGACGACGTGATCCGCTTCTGCCAGCTCCTCGAGCCCACCGTCGGCGGGATCAACCTCGAGGACATCAAGGCGCCGGAGTGCTTCTACATCGAGGAGACGCTGCGGAAGACGATGAAGATCCCCGTCTTCCACGATGACCAGCACGGGACGGCGATCATCTCCGGTGCGGCACTGCTCAACGCGCTCGAGGTGCTGGACAAGAGGATCGAGGACGTGCGCGTCGTCTTCTCCGGCGCCGGCGCCTCGGCAATCGCGACGGCCTCGCATTACGTGCGACTTGGCGTTAGGCGCGAGCACATCGTCATGTGCGACAAGGCCGGCGTCATCTACAAGGGGCGCGGCGAGAAGCTGGATCCCTACAAGGCAAAGTTCGCCAGCGAGACCACGGCCCGCACGCTTGCCGACGCCCTGGTGGGCGCCGACGTGTTTGTCGGACTCTCCGCGGCGGGGGCGATGACGCAGGAGATGGTGCGGTCGATGGGGCCCAACCCGATCATCTTCGCCCTCGCCAACCCGACGCCCGAGATTCTCCCCGAGGAAGTGAAGGCGGTGCGCGACGACGCGATCGTAGCCACCGGGCGCAGCGACTATCCCAACCAGGTGAACAACGTCCTGGGCTTCCCGTTCATCTTTCGCGGCGCGCTCGATGCGCGCGCCACTGAGGTGAACGAGGAGATGAAGATGGCGGCGACGCGGGCACTGGCGGCGCTGGCCAAGGAAGACGTGCCGGAGTCGGTCTCGGCGCTGTACGGGCTCCGCCAGGTGAAGTTCGGGCGTGAGTACCTGATCCCCTTCCCCTTCGACCCGCGCGTGCTGCTGTGGGTGGCGCCGGCGGTGGCGTGGGCGGCGGTGGCGAGCGGGGTGGCGCAGGAGTTCATCGAGCTGGACGAGTACCGCGAGCAGCTCGAGGCGCGGCTGGGTCGTGCAAAAGGGATCATGCGCGGGATCATCAACCGCGCCGTGCGCGATCCCAAGCGCCTGGTGCTGGCCGAGGGCGAGGCGCGCAAGATGATCCGCGCCGCCCGGCAGATCATGGACGAGGGGATCGCGCATCCGATCCTGCTGGGGAACGAGGCGACGATCCGTCGCAAGGCGCAACAGGACGGCGTGCGGGTGGACGACCTGACGATCACCGACCCGGCGCGCGCGCCAGGGCTTGAGGGGTACGCGCAGTTCCTGTGGGAACGGCGCCGGCGCAAGGGTCTCTCGTTAGGCGAGGCGCAGCGGCGCATCCTCAGTGGCAACTACTTCGGCAACGTGATGGTGGCGCGCGGCGAGGCCGATGCGCTGCTCACGGGGATGACGACGACGTACCCCGAGGCGCTGCGGCCGGCGCTGGAGGTGGTGGGGGCGCACACCAAGTCGGGGCTGGTGGCCGGCTTGTACATGCTGGTCTTCGAGCGGCACGTCGTCTTCTGTGGCGACACGACGGTCAACATCGAGCCCACCTCGGAGCAGCTGGCGCAGATCGCGCACGCCGCGGCGCGGATCGTGCGAGCGTTCGGGCAGACGCCGAAGGTGGCGATGCTCTCGTTCTCGAACTTCGGCTCGGTGCGACACCCCGAGGCGCAACGCGTGGCCGAAGCGGTAGCGCTGCTGCGTCAGCGCGACCCGTCGCTGATGGTGGACGGGGAGATGCAGGCCGACACCGCGGTGGACGCCACGATCCTTGAGGAATCGTTTCCATTCAGCGCGTTGAAGGAATCGGCCAACGTGTTGATCTTCCCGAACTTGAGTGCGGGGAACATCGCATACAAGTTGTTACGAGACCTGGGCGGTGCCACGGCAATCGGCCCGATCCTGGTCGGCATGGCCCAGCCCGTCCACATCCTCGAACAGGGGTCGGACGTGCAGGAGATCGTCAACATGGCCGCCGTTGCGGTCATGGACGCGCAGGAACGCGCCCGGCCGTCGTCGCGCGAGTTGTCGCCGCCGGGTGGGGCACGCGCCTTTTCGTTCCTGTGATCGTCTACTCACGACACCAGGGTGCGCTCACCGGGCAGGCGAGCCGTGAGTGCGCCCACTTCCCGATTTGTCCAACATGGCCACGACCACCGCTCCCCTGAACGCGCTGGAAGGACAGGGGCTCAATCCGAAGGGGACGATCCACTGGAACCTGATCGCCCCGCGACTCATCCAGGAAGCCGTTGCACGCCACGAGGGGATGCTCGCCGACATGGGCCCCTTCGTCGCCATCACCGCGCCGCACACCGGGCGCTCGCCTAACGACAAGTTCGTCGTGCGCGAGTCGCAGACGGAGCACGACGTGGACTGGGGCAAGGTGAACCAGCCGATCACCGAGGCGCACTTCGAGACGCTGCTGGGCGATGTGCGCAGCTACCTCAACGCCAACGACGACCTGTTCGTGCAGGACCTGTACTGCGGCGCCGACGCGGCGCACCGCCTCAGCGTCCGCTACGTCACGCCCAACGCCTGGCACGCCAACTTCGTGCGGAACATGTTCATCCGCCCCGACGTGGCCGCGCTGGCGTCGTTCGCCCCGAACTTCACCGTGCTGCACGCCCCCGATTTCCAGGCCTCGCCGGAACGCCACGGGACGCGCACCGGAACCTTCATCGTGTTGCACCTGACGAAGCGCACGATCCTCATCGGCGGGACGCGCTACGCCGGTGAGCTCAAGAAGTCGATGTTCACGGTGATGAACTACATGATGCCGAAGGCCGGCGTCCTGTCGATGCACTGCTCGGCCAACATCGGCCCCGACGGCGACACCGCCCTCTTCTTCGGCCTCTCCGGCACCGGCAAGACGACGCTCTCCGCCGACCCCGCGCGCGGCCTCATCGGCGACGACGAACACGGCTGGGCCCCCGACGGCGTCTTCAACTACGAAGGCGGCTGCTACGCCAAGGTCATCAACCTCTCGCCCGAACAGGAACCCGACATCTACGCCACCACGCAGATGTTCGGGACGATCCTCGAGAACGTCGTCCTCGACGACGTGACGCGCCGCGTACGCTTCGACGACCAGTCGATCACGGAAAACACGCGCGCCTCGTACCCGCTGCACTACATCCGCAACCACGTCCCCTCGGGGCGTGGCGGGCACCCGAAGAACATCGTCTTCCTCACGGCCGATGCCTTCGGCGTCCTCCCCCCCATCTCGCGCCTCTCGCGCGAGCAGGCGATGTACTACTTCATGAGCGGCTACACGGCCAAGGTGGCCGGGACCGAGCGTGGCGTCACCGAGCCGCAGGCGACCTTCTCGTCGTGCTTCGGCGCCGTCTTCCTCGTCTGGCACCCGAGCAAGTACGCCGAGATGCTGGGGAAGCTGATCGACGAGCACGGGTCGAAGGTGTGGCTCGTGAACACGGGGTGGAGCGGCGGCGCCTACGGCGTGGGCGCGCGCATGAAGCTCCCCTACACGCGCGCGATGGTGCGCGCGCTGCTCGACGGAAAGCTCGACAACGCCACCTACGCCCCCGACCCGATCTTCGGGCTCCAGATCCCGAACGAAGTGCCTAACGTCCCTGCCGAGATCCTCAAGCCGCGCCAGACCTGGAGCGACGGCGCCGCCTACGACGCACAGGCGAAAAAGCTCGCGGAGATGTTCCGGAAGAACTTCGAGAAGTTCGGGAACGTCGCGGCAGAGATCGTGGCGGCGGGACCGAGGTAGGGCAGACGGGGGACGGGGGACGGGAGACGGGAGTGCCGACGCGCGATGCGCGTCGGCGCTTTTCCGTTTGGGGGGGGTGATGCTCGCGTGACGCGGGATGGCTACGTTGCAGGTCCGCGCGGCGCAGCCGCGCACTCCCGTCTCCCGTCCCCCGTCTCCCGTCCCACGCCCTGATGCTCCGCCCCCGCCTCCTCCCCGCCCTGCTCGCCGCAGCAGCAACACTCGCCGTGCCGCTGGACGTCCGCGCGCAGGCCAGCGATACGTCGACCACCTACCTCAAGGCGGGGCGGCTCTTCGACTCCGAGTCGGCGACGCTCCTCGGACCACGGGTGATTCGGGTCAAGGGGCGCATGATCGAGGCGGTGGACGAGGCGATGAAGATCCCGCCGGGCGCACGCGTCATCGACCTATCGCGCTACACCGTTCTCCCGGGGCTCATCGACTCGCACACGCACCTCCTCTATCTCGAAGACCCTGAGGCCGGGTCGCTGACGGGCGAGGGGACGAAGGCGGTGATCGCCGAGGGGACGCCGCTGCGCGCACTGCACGGGGCGGCGCGGGCGCGCACCTTCCTGGACGCGGGGATCACGACGGTGCGCGACCTGGGGAACTCGGGGCGCTTCGGCGACGTGGCGCTCAAGACGGCCATCAACGACGGCTCGGTGCCGGGGCCGCGAATGCTCGTCGCCGGGCCTGGGCTCTCCCCCATCGGCGGACAGTTCCCGGGGCTCGTCCCTGACCACATCAGGATTGCCGAAGACGAGTATCGCATCGTGCGCTCGCCGGACGACGCGGCGGAGGGGGTGCGCGAGAACGTCACGCTGGGGGCCGACGTCATCAAGATCTACTCGAACAACACGCCGAACCGCGGGTCGCTGTCGGTGGAGGAGATGCAGGCGATCGTCGCCACCGCGAAGCGACTGGGTGTGCGCGTGGCGGCCCATGCCACGAGCGACGACGCGGTGTACCGCGCGGCATTCGCCGGCGTCAACTCGATCGAGCATGCCTACCAGGTGAGCGACTCGACGTTGGCGCTGATGGCGAAGAACCACGTGGTGATGGTCCCCACGGACATCGACTCGGCGACATTCCATCGGTTGGTGTCCAACAATGCGCAGCGCTCAGGGCAACCGGCGCCCACGGCCGGCCAGGTGGCGCAGTACCTCGCCCCGCAGCGCGGTCGCCTGACGCGGGCCATCGCCGCCGGGGTGACGATCGCCGCCGGTTCGGACAACTACCTCAACCTGCACATGCCGCAGGGTGAGGCGGCCCGGCGCCTCCTCTTCGCCTACTCGCAGGCCGGCATCCCCAACGCCAAGGTGCTGCAGTTCGCCACATGGAACGCGGCACAGCTGCTGGGCGGGCGCACGCGCATCGGGGCGATTCGCGCCGGTTATGCCGCCGACATCGTGGCCTTCGACGGCGATCCGGTGGCGACGATCGCCGCGCTGGAGAAGGTCGCCTTCGTGATGGCGAACGGACGCGTGCACAAGGCGCCATGACGGTCATCATCCGCGACCCGCTGTGGAACAACATCCGCGTCGACGACTTCGCGTTGCGGCTGCTCGACACGCGGGTCTTCCAGCGCCTGCGCTATGTGCGGCAACTGGGGTGGGCGTACCTGGTGTATCCCGGGGCCACGCACGCGCGCTTCGAGCACGCGCTGGGCGCCTATCACCTGGCGGGCGAGGCGTTGCGCCTGCTGGACGAACAGGGCGCGCTGCGCGATGTCGACCCCATCGAGGGGCGCATTGTGCGCGCGGCGGCGCTCCTGCACGACGTGGGGCACTACCCGTTCTCCCACGCGCTGGAGGAGATCGGCGCCCCGCACCACGAGGAGGTGGCGCGACCGCTGATCACCGCGGGCGAGGTGGGCGAGGTCCTCGCCGAGATCGCCCCCGATGCCGCGGAGCGCGTGCTTGCGCTCGTGCGCGGCACGTCCAACTCCCCGCTGCAGGGGCTCGTCTCCGGTTCGCTCGACCTCGACAAGATCGAGTACCTGCGGCGCGACACGCTCATGTGCGGCGTCCCGTACGGGACCATCGACGCCGATCGCCTCATCAACGCGCTCACTGTCGTCCCCGACCCGCAGCACGGGGCGCTCCGCATCGGCGTGCTGGAAAAGGGGCTCTCGGCGCTGGAGTCGCTCCTGTTCGCCAAGTACCAGATGTATCGCAACGTGTACTGGCACCATGCCGTGCGCAGCGCGACGGCGATGTACAAGCGGTTGGTCGAGGAGGCGCTGGCCGGGGGCGCGCTCGAGGTGAAGGAGCTCTCGCGCCTCACCGACGAGGCGCTGCTGCACACGCTGGAGCATCGCGCCCCGTCGGCGATGCTCGATGCGCTGCGCAACCGCCGATTGTACAAGCGCGCCTTCGAGTGCCCCGCCGCCGAACTCGATGCCGACGTGGGCGAGTGGATAGCCGCCGATCGCGCACGAGCGGTGGCGGTGGAGGATGCGCTGGCGGTGGAGTGCGGGCTGGAACCCGGCGAGTTGCTGCTGGACTACCCCGAGAAGACGCAGATGCTGGGACTCGACATCCCGGTGGTGCGGAGATCGGGGGAGGTGTTGCAACTGACGAGCGCCGGGCTCACCGGCGCCATCCACCTGCCGCAGATGTCGGAGCAGCTGTATCGCTCCGCGCGATGGATGCGGGTGTTCGTGGCGCGCCCCGTCGCGCTCACGGCGGAGCGGGTAATGGAGGTGGCGCGGGAGGGGCGATGAGGGGCGGACGGGGGGCGGGAGTAAGCTTGCCCCAGCGAAGGCTGGGGGGGGACGGGAGTGCCGACGCGCGGGGCGCGT
This genomic interval from Gemmatimonadaceae bacterium contains the following:
- a CDS encoding HD domain-containing protein, with the translated sequence MTVIIRDPLWNNIRVDDFALRLLDTRVFQRLRYVRQLGWAYLVYPGATHARFEHALGAYHLAGEALRLLDEQGALRDVDPIEGRIVRAAALLHDVGHYPFSHALEEIGAPHHEEVARPLITAGEVGEVLAEIAPDAAERVLALVRGTSNSPLQGLVSGSLDLDKIEYLRRDTLMCGVPYGTIDADRLINALTVVPDPQHGALRIGVLEKGLSALESLLFAKYQMYRNVYWHHAVRSATAMYKRLVEEALAGGALEVKELSRLTDEALLHTLEHRAPSAMLDALRNRRLYKRAFECPAAELDADVGEWIAADRARAVAVEDALAVECGLEPGELLLDYPEKTQMLGLDIPVVRRSGEVLQLTSAGLTGAIHLPQMSEQLYRSARWMRVFVARPVALTAERVMEVAREGR
- the pckA gene encoding phosphoenolpyruvate carboxykinase (ATP) gives rise to the protein MATTTAPLNALEGQGLNPKGTIHWNLIAPRLIQEAVARHEGMLADMGPFVAITAPHTGRSPNDKFVVRESQTEHDVDWGKVNQPITEAHFETLLGDVRSYLNANDDLFVQDLYCGADAAHRLSVRYVTPNAWHANFVRNMFIRPDVAALASFAPNFTVLHAPDFQASPERHGTRTGTFIVLHLTKRTILIGGTRYAGELKKSMFTVMNYMMPKAGVLSMHCSANIGPDGDTALFFGLSGTGKTTLSADPARGLIGDDEHGWAPDGVFNYEGGCYAKVINLSPEQEPDIYATTQMFGTILENVVLDDVTRRVRFDDQSITENTRASYPLHYIRNHVPSGRGGHPKNIVFLTADAFGVLPPISRLSREQAMYYFMSGYTAKVAGTERGVTEPQATFSSCFGAVFLVWHPSKYAEMLGKLIDEHGSKVWLVNTGWSGGAYGVGARMKLPYTRAMVRALLDGKLDNATYAPDPIFGLQIPNEVPNVPAEILKPRQTWSDGAAYDAQAKKLAEMFRKNFEKFGNVAAEIVAAGPR
- a CDS encoding amidohydrolase family protein, coding for MLRPRLLPALLAAAATLAVPLDVRAQASDTSTTYLKAGRLFDSESATLLGPRVIRVKGRMIEAVDEAMKIPPGARVIDLSRYTVLPGLIDSHTHLLYLEDPEAGSLTGEGTKAVIAEGTPLRALHGAARARTFLDAGITTVRDLGNSGRFGDVALKTAINDGSVPGPRMLVAGPGLSPIGGQFPGLVPDHIRIAEDEYRIVRSPDDAAEGVRENVTLGADVIKIYSNNTPNRGSLSVEEMQAIVATAKRLGVRVAAHATSDDAVYRAAFAGVNSIEHAYQVSDSTLALMAKNHVVMVPTDIDSATFHRLVSNNAQRSGQPAPTAGQVAQYLAPQRGRLTRAIAAGVTIAAGSDNYLNLHMPQGEAARRLLFAYSQAGIPNAKVLQFATWNAAQLLGGRTRIGAIRAGYAADIVAFDGDPVATIAALEKVAFVMANGRVHKAP
- a CDS encoding NADP-dependent malic enzyme produces the protein MNRNDALDYHASPRPGKIAVVPTKPLNNQRDLSLAYSPGVAEPCLEIQAKPNDAYRYTAKGNLVAVVTNGTAVLGLGNIGALAGKPVMEGKGNLFKQFSDLDVFDLEVGSENPDDVIRFCQLLEPTVGGINLEDIKAPECFYIEETLRKTMKIPVFHDDQHGTAIISGAALLNALEVLDKRIEDVRVVFSGAGASAIATASHYVRLGVRREHIVMCDKAGVIYKGRGEKLDPYKAKFASETTARTLADALVGADVFVGLSAAGAMTQEMVRSMGPNPIIFALANPTPEILPEEVKAVRDDAIVATGRSDYPNQVNNVLGFPFIFRGALDARATEVNEEMKMAATRALAALAKEDVPESVSALYGLRQVKFGREYLIPFPFDPRVLLWVAPAVAWAAVASGVAQEFIELDEYREQLEARLGRAKGIMRGIINRAVRDPKRLVLAEGEARKMIRAARQIMDEGIAHPILLGNEATIRRKAQQDGVRVDDLTITDPARAPGLEGYAQFLWERRRRKGLSLGEAQRRILSGNYFGNVMVARGEADALLTGMTTTYPEALRPALEVVGAHTKSGLVAGLYMLVFERHVVFCGDTTVNIEPTSEQLAQIAHAAARIVRAFGQTPKVAMLSFSNFGSVRHPEAQRVAEAVALLRQRDPSLMVDGEMQADTAVDATILEESFPFSALKESANVLIFPNLSAGNIAYKLLRDLGGATAIGPILVGMAQPVHILEQGSDVQEIVNMAAVAVMDAQERARPSSRELSPPGGARAFSFL